Proteins encoded by one window of Deinococcus radiodurans R1 = ATCC 13939 = DSM 20539:
- a CDS encoding HesB/IscA family protein, translated as MTAIHTPERQDTPRVPDITISEFGASKAQTILAGSGKENAGVRVFIKSGGCSGYQYGMAIDDRELEGDTIVVDRGVKLLVDRMSIELLRGSEVDFVENMMGGGFTVHNPNATSSCGCGHSFRTDGAQSPDGEGSGGCGG; from the coding sequence ATGACAGCGATTCACACTCCCGAGCGTCAGGATACGCCCCGCGTGCCGGACATCACCATCAGCGAGTTCGGGGCCAGCAAAGCCCAGACGATCCTGGCCGGCAGCGGCAAGGAAAACGCCGGGGTCCGCGTCTTTATCAAGAGCGGCGGGTGCAGCGGCTATCAGTACGGCATGGCGATTGATGACCGCGAACTTGAAGGCGACACCATTGTGGTGGACCGGGGCGTCAAGCTGCTGGTCGACCGCATGAGCATCGAACTGCTGCGCGGCAGTGAGGTGGACTTCGTGGAAAACATGATGGGCGGCGGCTTTACCGTCCACAACCCCAACGCCACCAGTTCCTGTGGCTGCGGCCACTCCTTCCGCACCGACGGCGCCCAGTCGCCCGACGGCGAAGGCAGCGGCGGGTGCGGCGGCTGA
- a CDS encoding antibiotic biosynthesis monooxygenase family protein, giving the protein MITVMNRIGVKPEFAAQFEESFRNRAGLVDGMPGFIRNEVLKPTKPGDPYIVLTYWQDEPSFRAWTESDEFKQGHARSGSLPHDAFTGRPVLEVHDVLLSSDN; this is encoded by the coding sequence ATGATTACCGTCATGAACCGCATCGGCGTCAAGCCGGAGTTTGCCGCCCAGTTCGAGGAAAGCTTTCGCAACCGCGCCGGCTTGGTGGACGGCATGCCCGGCTTTATCCGCAACGAAGTGCTCAAGCCCACCAAGCCCGGCGACCCCTACATCGTGCTGACCTACTGGCAGGACGAGCCCTCCTTCCGCGCCTGGACCGAGTCCGACGAGTTCAAGCAGGGCCACGCCCGCAGCGGCAGCCTCCCCCACGACGCCTTCACCGGGCGCCCGGTGCTCGAAGTCCACGACGTGTTGCTGAGCAGCGACAACTGA
- a CDS encoding type IV pilus twitching motility protein PilT yields the protein MSVLNQLLAALVKEGASDIHLRAGTAPAARINGVIRRFGESRLSPQHLQQFTQEMLPSTALWESFNARREADFAYGLAGVGRFRVNAYFQRGSIGLIMRVIEDKPIPTFEELGLPTAVFNELAEQERGLVLVTGPTGSGKTTTLASLIDYINSHQPVNIVTLEDPIEVLHRDKMAMVNQRELGLDTLSFSNGLRAAMRQDPDIILIGEMRDKETVEAALSAAQTGHLVLSTLHTQDAIRSVNRIIDFFAPHERTQIRQGLSESMVGIVSQRLLPRSGGGRVMGMEVMLGTPTVRECIKDPERTEEIKQALMEGGMRGMRTFDQHLVQLVLDGQMTQEDAMSAATSPHELKLMLMKSQYA from the coding sequence ATGAGCGTTCTGAACCAGCTGCTCGCCGCCCTGGTCAAGGAAGGTGCGAGCGATATTCACCTGCGGGCCGGCACCGCGCCGGCTGCCCGCATCAACGGGGTGATTCGGCGCTTCGGCGAGAGCCGTCTGTCTCCCCAGCACCTGCAACAGTTCACGCAGGAAATGCTGCCCAGCACGGCGCTGTGGGAAAGCTTCAACGCCCGGCGCGAGGCCGACTTCGCCTACGGGCTGGCGGGCGTGGGGCGCTTTCGCGTCAACGCCTATTTTCAGCGCGGGTCCATCGGCCTGATTATGCGCGTCATTGAGGACAAGCCGATTCCGACCTTCGAGGAACTGGGCCTGCCCACCGCCGTCTTCAACGAACTCGCCGAGCAGGAGCGCGGGCTGGTGCTGGTCACTGGCCCCACCGGCAGCGGCAAGACGACCACCCTGGCGAGCCTGATCGATTACATCAACAGCCATCAGCCGGTCAACATCGTGACGCTCGAAGACCCCATCGAGGTGCTGCACCGCGACAAGATGGCGATGGTCAACCAACGCGAGCTCGGGCTCGACACCCTCAGCTTCTCCAACGGGCTGCGGGCGGCCATGCGGCAAGACCCCGACATCATCCTCATCGGCGAGATGCGCGACAAGGAAACGGTGGAAGCGGCCCTCTCGGCGGCGCAGACCGGGCACCTCGTGCTCAGCACGCTGCACACCCAGGACGCGATTCGCTCGGTCAACCGCATCATCGATTTCTTCGCGCCGCACGAACGCACCCAGATTCGCCAGGGCCTCTCCGAGAGCATGGTGGGTATTGTCAGCCAGCGTCTCTTGCCGCGGAGTGGCGGGGGCCGGGTCATGGGTATGGAAGTCATGCTCGGCACGCCCACCGTCCGCGAGTGCATCAAAGACCCCGAACGCACCGAGGAAATCAAACAGGCCCTGATGGAAGGTGGCATGCGCGGGATGCGGACCTTCGACCAGCACCTCGTGCAACTGGTGCTGGACGGCCAGATGACGCAGGAAGACGCAATGAGCGCCGCCACCAGCCCCCACGAACTCAAGCTGATGCTGATGAAGTCGCAGTACGCCTGA
- a CDS encoding PrsW family glutamic-type intramembrane protease, with translation MLLSLLGSIVITLGWLWFFVRRDRHPEPLWLLARTFAWGMFAWFVAASFEASLGRMLSSSAPLTLLLVALLTAVIEEVSKFLATSTAADEPSFDEPMDGLVYAVTAALGFALVENLTYALTFGAGTATGHALLATLGHALFSAPQATRSGGTGRASGAGGGGEGWR, from the coding sequence ATGCTGCTGTCGCTGCTGGGGTCCATTGTCATCACGCTGGGGTGGCTGTGGTTCTTCGTGCGGCGTGACCGTCACCCCGAGCCGCTGTGGCTGCTTGCCCGGACGTTCGCCTGGGGCATGTTCGCGTGGTTCGTGGCGGCGTCGTTCGAAGCGAGTCTAGGAAGAATGTTGAGCAGTTCGGCGCCGCTGACGCTGTTGCTGGTCGCTCTGCTGACCGCCGTCATCGAGGAAGTCAGCAAGTTTCTCGCCACGTCCACAGCCGCCGACGAGCCGTCCTTCGATGAACCGATGGACGGGCTGGTCTACGCGGTGACGGCGGCGCTCGGCTTCGCGCTGGTCGAGAATCTGACCTACGCCCTGACCTTCGGCGCGGGCACCGCCACCGGGCACGCCCTGCTCGCCACGCTGGGGCACGCGCTGTTCAGCGCTCCGCAGGCTACGCGCTCGGGGGGCACTGGACGCGCATCGGGCGCTGGTGGCGGCGGCGAGGGCTGGCGCTGA
- a CDS encoding thymidine phosphorylase → MTHTAPLSPPLAVPDLIAKKRDGGAHTHAELEALVLGFTRGEVPDYQLSAWLMAVFLRGMTPQETADLTLVMAASGEQLDLGALPDTVDKHSTGGVGDKTSLVLTPMLAALGLTVAKMSGRGLAHTGGTIDKLESIPGWTPELPEDRFLAQARDIGLALVGQSKDLAPADGKLYALRDVTATVPCLPLIASSIMSKKLASGARTIVLDVKVGAGAFMTTPEAGRELAQAMVDIGTRAGRRVRAVLTEMDTPLGHLAGNSLEVQEALATLRGAGPSDLTDLCVALAVEALVAHGEDAGQAEARARQTLHDGSALAKFRAFVAAQGGDPSYVDDPERLDVAPGRAEMLAAQSGFVTRVDALSVGRAVLALGGGRERKGEAIDHGVGVELLKKPGEAVGAGEAVLRLYHRGGRGLERAQALLRAGLETGPQAPAAAPLILGHIG, encoded by the coding sequence ATGACCCACACTGCGCCCCTCTCCCCCCCGCTCGCCGTTCCCGACCTGATTGCCAAAAAGCGCGACGGCGGCGCCCACACCCACGCCGAACTCGAAGCCCTGGTGCTCGGCTTTACCCGGGGCGAGGTGCCCGACTACCAGCTCAGCGCGTGGCTGATGGCGGTTTTTCTACGCGGCATGACCCCGCAGGAAACCGCCGACCTCACGCTGGTGATGGCGGCGAGCGGCGAACAGCTCGACCTCGGCGCCCTGCCGGACACGGTGGACAAGCACTCTACCGGCGGCGTGGGCGACAAGACCTCGCTGGTGCTCACGCCGATGCTCGCGGCCCTCGGCCTGACCGTCGCCAAGATGAGCGGGCGCGGGCTGGCCCACACCGGGGGCACCATCGACAAGCTCGAGAGCATTCCCGGCTGGACTCCTGAACTGCCCGAGGACCGCTTTCTGGCGCAGGCGCGTGACATTGGGCTGGCGCTGGTGGGCCAAAGCAAGGACCTCGCCCCCGCCGACGGCAAGCTCTACGCCCTGCGCGACGTGACCGCCACCGTGCCGTGCCTGCCGCTCATCGCCAGTTCCATCATGTCCAAAAAGCTGGCGTCGGGGGCCCGGACCATCGTGCTCGACGTGAAGGTGGGCGCCGGGGCCTTCATGACCACGCCAGAGGCGGGCCGCGAACTCGCGCAGGCGATGGTGGACATCGGCACGCGGGCCGGGCGCCGTGTCCGCGCCGTGCTGACCGAAATGGACACGCCGCTCGGTCACCTGGCGGGCAACAGCCTGGAAGTTCAAGAAGCCCTGGCGACTCTGCGCGGCGCGGGGCCGAGCGACCTCACCGACCTGTGCGTCGCGCTGGCGGTCGAAGCCCTGGTCGCGCACGGGGAAGACGCCGGGCAGGCCGAGGCGAGGGCACGGCAGACCCTGCACGACGGCAGTGCCCTCGCCAAATTCCGCGCCTTCGTGGCCGCGCAGGGCGGCGACCCGAGCTACGTGGACGACCCTGAGCGGCTGGACGTGGCCCCAGGCCGCGCCGAGATGCTGGCCGCGCAGAGCGGCTTCGTGACCCGGGTGGACGCCCTGAGTGTGGGACGCGCCGTTCTGGCCCTCGGCGGGGGACGCGAGCGCAAGGGCGAGGCCATCGACCACGGCGTAGGCGTGGAACTGCTCAAAAAACCCGGCGAGGCAGTGGGGGCAGGCGAAGCTGTCCTGCGCCTTTACCACCGGGGCGGGCGCGGCCTGGAGCGGGCACAGGCGCTGCTGCGGGCGGGGCTGGAAACCGGTCCCCAGGCTCCGGCGGCCGCGCCGCTGATTCTGGGCCATATCGGCTGA
- a CDS encoding glycosyltransferase family 4 protein, which translates to MRIGIVTATYLPSRNGVATSTALFVQGLRERGHEVRVFAPRHPQASGDAEPGVYRLNASFAGAQALGAPADYPVMLAPGPLLSARLPLRGVDVWHTMHPFLAGQLALRWGRLSHAPVVYTAHTQYDEYIHYAPLPSKVSRAMIHPHVSALARRMDAVLAPGRAMVDMLRRYGYGGEIELLPNPVKLASFLGVSGDAFRAEFGIPQDAPLVVYLGRLAPEKNLDTMLAAFAQARTRRPELRMLVVGDGPGREDAEAGAPEGVTFTGAVPYVRVPEALAAADAFLTASTSEVLPMSMIEALAAGAPLVAAHSPAALDLIAEGHNGTVREPTPEALATGLLQVLAPATLPRMQHEARESARQYDLPVRAQALEEVYERVIAARRGKGAPSRFFRSASR; encoded by the coding sequence GTGCGTATCGGAATCGTGACTGCCACCTACCTGCCGTCCCGCAATGGGGTGGCGACGAGTACTGCGCTGTTTGTCCAGGGCCTGCGCGAACGGGGCCACGAGGTGCGGGTCTTCGCGCCGCGTCACCCGCAGGCCTCCGGCGACGCCGAGCCGGGCGTGTACCGCCTCAACGCGTCCTTTGCCGGGGCGCAGGCGCTCGGGGCGCCCGCCGATTACCCGGTGATGCTCGCCCCTGGGCCGCTGCTCTCGGCGCGCTTGCCGCTGCGGGGTGTGGACGTGTGGCACACCATGCATCCCTTTCTGGCGGGGCAACTCGCGCTGAGATGGGGGCGGCTCTCGCACGCGCCGGTCGTGTACACCGCGCACACCCAGTACGACGAGTACATCCACTACGCGCCGCTGCCGTCCAAGGTCAGTCGCGCCATGATTCACCCCCACGTCTCGGCGCTCGCCCGGCGGATGGACGCGGTGCTTGCCCCTGGCCGGGCGATGGTGGACATGCTGCGGCGCTACGGCTACGGCGGCGAAATCGAGCTGTTGCCCAACCCGGTCAAACTCGCGTCGTTCCTGGGGGTGAGCGGCGACGCCTTCCGCGCCGAGTTCGGGATTCCGCAGGACGCGCCGCTGGTGGTGTACCTGGGCCGGCTGGCGCCCGAGAAGAATCTGGACACCATGCTCGCCGCCTTTGCCCAGGCCCGGACGCGGCGCCCCGAGCTGCGAATGCTGGTCGTGGGCGACGGCCCCGGACGCGAGGACGCGGAGGCGGGGGCGCCGGAGGGCGTGACCTTCACCGGCGCGGTGCCCTACGTTCGCGTGCCGGAAGCGCTCGCCGCCGCCGACGCTTTCCTGACCGCGAGCACGAGTGAGGTGCTGCCGATGTCCATGATCGAGGCCCTCGCCGCCGGGGCCCCGCTGGTCGCCGCCCACAGCCCCGCCGCGCTCGACCTGATTGCCGAGGGCCACAACGGCACCGTGCGCGAGCCGACGCCTGAGGCGCTGGCGACCGGCCTGCTGCAAGTGCTCGCTCCCGCCACCTTGCCTCGAATGCAGCACGAAGCCCGCGAAAGTGCCCGCCAGTACGACTTGCCGGTGCGGGCGCAGGCGCTGGAAGAGGTCTATGAACGGGTCATTGCGGCGCGGCGCGGCAAGGGAGCGCCTTCCCGATTTTTCCGGTCTGCCAGCCGGTAA
- a CDS encoding helix-turn-helix domain-containing protein codes for MDTPRRPADPAPHATRVRRRLLGIPLTELAQAAQVTPELLAAIERGEASPENLHLYGRQTLSKLLDLDL; via the coding sequence ATGGACACGCCGCGCCGCCCCGCCGACCCTGCCCCGCACGCCACCCGGGTGCGCCGCCGGCTGCTCGGCATCCCGCTCACCGAACTCGCGCAGGCCGCGCAGGTCACGCCCGAACTGCTCGCCGCCATCGAACGCGGTGAGGCGTCGCCGGAGAACCTGCACCTGTACGGGCGACAGACCCTCTCCAAGTTGTTGGACCTCGACCTGTAG
- a CDS encoding RNase H family protein, translating to MNHAFVDASWQEQPDGRGLGGWGLVLLTPGKLPARHQGQLDAPDNNAAELRAVLEAVRAAPAGEALTVHTDNQTVIACVARGRGPFLLSELTQEVQAEAGQRGVALRAVYAPRTRRHMLTAHDLANDARKGSTTPGQLLPHADVLIEQRPALPEARVSLRRSGERVSALVPLDPLSETPPSAQALLAAVTLAQPGERLLVRRASKIAQALWQRPERALLPAAHARLAQARAQAEASGVEVEFL from the coding sequence ATGAACCATGCTTTTGTAGACGCCAGCTGGCAGGAACAACCCGACGGGCGCGGTCTCGGCGGCTGGGGCCTGGTGCTGCTCACGCCGGGCAAGCTGCCCGCCCGGCACCAGGGGCAACTCGACGCGCCCGACAACAACGCTGCCGAGTTGCGGGCGGTACTCGAAGCGGTCCGGGCGGCCCCGGCAGGCGAGGCGCTCACCGTCCACACCGACAACCAGACCGTGATTGCCTGTGTGGCGCGGGGTCGGGGGCCATTTCTGCTCTCCGAACTGACCCAGGAAGTGCAGGCCGAGGCCGGACAGCGCGGCGTGGCGCTGCGGGCGGTCTACGCCCCGCGCACCCGCCGCCACATGCTGACCGCCCACGACCTCGCCAATGACGCCCGCAAAGGCAGCACGACGCCGGGGCAACTGCTGCCGCACGCCGACGTGCTCATCGAGCAGCGCCCCGCCCTCCCCGAGGCCCGCGTGAGCCTGCGCCGCAGCGGGGAGCGGGTGTCGGCGTTGGTGCCGCTCGACCCGTTGTCCGAAACACCGCCGAGTGCCCAGGCGCTGCTCGCCGCCGTGACCCTCGCCCAGCCCGGCGAGCGGCTGCTCGTCCGCCGCGCCAGCAAAATCGCCCAGGCCCTCTGGCAGCGGCCCGAACGCGCCCTGCTGCCCGCCGCGCACGCCCGGCTCGCCCAGGCCCGCGCTCAGGCCGAGGCGTCGGGAGTAGAGGTGGAGTTTTTGTAA
- a CDS encoding cytochrome b, translating to MNQWLDERLHLSRLNDKFLRKAFPVHHSFFLGEITLFSLIILILTGILLALSYEPSNSLIVNSFDPGTAAKANMVPAAYHSALKINAMPFGDMLRRIHHWSANIMVAAAIIHMMRIYFTGAFKKPREINWWIGLLLLIFSALTAVTGYILPYDNYAYQTLGVIYGITKSVPWVGDWLAQAAFAGNFPGEQVIPRIYGYHIMLLPMILVATTGAHMLIMIKQKHTQPQYAKRIAYKKIVGVPLITQQTPIMLLLTLIFAGLVILFAAFIPVHPVEYFGPPSSTPISNIKPDWYLLWIFGALAIIPGFEVSFLGGHITAEFVGALLFPIIPIGLLFLVPLLDKSEENVYYAENPTNHPVRLGAGVAFLVFMLVMSLAGYKPELIASGLLTSGNANAILWIMALLLPAVAYFLTLAIVRGIRSLREADERDRLAHGGHGGVTPGHSHD from the coding sequence ATGAACCAGTGGCTCGATGAACGTCTGCACCTCTCGCGCCTGAACGACAAGTTCCTGCGCAAGGCCTTCCCCGTTCACCACAGCTTCTTCCTGGGTGAAATCACGCTGTTCTCGCTGATCATCCTCATCCTGACCGGCATCCTGCTCGCGCTTTCCTACGAGCCGAGCAACTCGCTGATCGTCAACTCCTTCGACCCCGGTACGGCGGCCAAGGCCAACATGGTCCCTGCCGCCTATCACTCGGCGCTCAAGATCAACGCGATGCCCTTCGGCGACATGCTGCGCCGCATTCACCACTGGAGCGCCAACATCATGGTGGCGGCGGCCATCATCCACATGATGCGTATCTACTTCACGGGCGCGTTCAAGAAGCCGCGTGAAATCAACTGGTGGATCGGCCTGCTGCTGCTGATCTTCTCGGCACTCACCGCTGTGACCGGGTACATCCTGCCTTACGACAACTACGCCTATCAGACCCTGGGCGTGATCTACGGCATCACCAAGTCGGTGCCCTGGGTGGGCGACTGGCTCGCGCAGGCGGCCTTCGCGGGCAACTTCCCCGGCGAGCAGGTCATTCCGCGCATCTACGGCTATCACATCATGCTGCTGCCGATGATTCTGGTGGCGACCACCGGCGCCCACATGCTGATCATGATCAAGCAGAAGCACACGCAGCCGCAGTACGCCAAGCGCATCGCCTACAAGAAGATCGTCGGTGTGCCGCTGATTACCCAGCAGACCCCGATCATGCTGCTCTTGACGCTGATCTTCGCTGGCCTGGTGATTCTGTTCGCCGCCTTTATCCCGGTGCACCCGGTGGAATACTTCGGCCCGCCGAGCTCTACCCCGATCTCCAACATCAAGCCCGACTGGTACCTGCTGTGGATCTTCGGTGCGCTGGCGATCATCCCTGGTTTCGAAGTCTCGTTCCTGGGCGGGCACATCACCGCCGAGTTCGTGGGCGCGCTGCTGTTCCCCATCATCCCCATCGGCCTGCTGTTCCTGGTGCCCCTGCTCGACAAGAGCGAGGAAAACGTCTACTACGCCGAAAACCCCACCAACCACCCGGTGCGGCTGGGCGCAGGCGTGGCGTTCCTGGTGTTCATGCTGGTGATGTCGCTGGCCGGATACAAGCCGGAACTCATCGCCTCGGGCCTGCTGACGAGCGGCAACGCCAACGCGATTCTGTGGATCATGGCTTTGCTGCTCCCCGCCGTCGCCTACTTCCTGACGTTGGCGATCGTGCGCGGCATCCGCTCCCTGCGTGAAGCCGACGAGCGTGACCGCCTGGCCCACGGTGGGCACGGCGGCGTGACCCCCGGCCACTCGCACGACTGA
- a CDS encoding PIG-L deacetylase family protein, protein MTSSSTPAPRATLLVIFAHPDDEAFSVGGTLTHYARQGVRVVLACATRGEAGKITVPGMTVDDLGAQREQELREACRALEIEPPVFLDYHDSGRYERTRHDDPTALMNVNPLDAEVKLRALIEDVQPQVIVTFDPHGAYGHVDHLQMHRATVAAFFSTGHLPSGGPQRLYYTAMTHQAAAQISRLGHDQSLDPLVYGVSDSTLAVTMDVGAYAENKKAALAAHGTQMGETSLMGRLSPDERAALEERMLGKESFSIGGTRTAIREYPLRGLFDGVGVEGLV, encoded by the coding sequence ATGACTTCCTCCAGCACCCCTGCCCCACGCGCGACTCTGCTCGTCATCTTTGCCCACCCCGACGACGAAGCCTTCAGCGTGGGCGGCACCCTGACCCACTACGCCCGCCAGGGGGTGCGGGTGGTCCTCGCCTGCGCCACCCGCGGCGAGGCGGGCAAAATCACCGTGCCCGGCATGACGGTGGACGACCTCGGGGCCCAGCGCGAGCAGGAGTTGCGCGAGGCCTGCCGCGCCCTGGAGATTGAGCCGCCGGTCTTTCTGGACTACCACGACTCGGGCCGCTACGAGCGCACCCGCCACGACGACCCCACCGCCCTGATGAACGTCAACCCGCTGGACGCAGAAGTCAAACTCCGCGCCCTGATCGAGGACGTGCAGCCGCAGGTCATCGTGACCTTCGACCCGCACGGCGCTTACGGGCATGTGGATCACCTCCAGATGCACCGCGCGACCGTCGCCGCCTTTTTCAGCACCGGGCACCTGCCCTCCGGCGGCCCGCAGCGCCTGTACTACACCGCCATGACCCACCAGGCCGCTGCCCAGATTTCGCGCCTGGGCCACGACCAGTCCCTCGACCCCCTCGTCTACGGCGTCTCCGACTCCACCCTCGCCGTCACGATGGACGTGGGCGCCTACGCCGAGAACAAGAAGGCCGCCCTCGCCGCGCACGGCACCCAGATGGGCGAAACCAGCTTGATGGGCCGCCTGTCGCCCGACGAACGCGCCGCGCTGGAAGAGCGGATGCTCGGCAAAGAGAGCTTCAGCATCGGCGGCACCCGCACAGCGATTCGGGAGTACCCGCTGCGGGGGCTGTTTGATGGGGTGGGGGTTGAGGGGTTGGTTTGA
- a CDS encoding DUF2268 domain-containing putative Zn-dependent protease (predicted Zn-dependent protease with a strongly conserved HExxH motif): MEKALARFATELDLDGVDVVLMSSTFTLPETGVHGYAPNAHQVDLSVTPGSPAFQRLWLTEVPATLAHELHHVRRWRGPGYGKTLLEALVSEGLAQHFEAGYRGESPIYAQPTMDLAALWERAQPQLSAPHDHAAWFFGSPAQDFPRWGGYALGYELVRRFFAAQGGDAVSHANTPASAFEGAWWVSCLT, encoded by the coding sequence GTGGAAAAAGCTCTGGCCCGCTTCGCCACTGAGCTCGACCTGGACGGCGTAGACGTGGTGCTGATGTCGAGCACCTTCACCCTGCCGGAAACCGGAGTGCATGGGTACGCGCCCAATGCCCATCAGGTGGACCTGAGCGTGACGCCCGGTAGCCCTGCCTTTCAGCGACTCTGGCTGACCGAAGTGCCCGCCACCCTCGCCCACGAACTGCACCACGTCCGGCGCTGGCGGGGGCCGGGCTACGGCAAAACTCTGCTGGAAGCGTTGGTCAGCGAAGGACTGGCGCAGCATTTCGAGGCTGGCTATCGGGGCGAATCGCCCATTTACGCGCAACCGACGATGGACCTGGCCGCGTTGTGGGAGAGGGCACAGCCCCAGCTTTCCGCACCGCATGACCACGCCGCGTGGTTTTTCGGCTCGCCGGCGCAGGATTTTCCGCGTTGGGGTGGCTACGCCCTGGGCTACGAACTCGTCCGCCGCTTTTTCGCCGCGCAGGGCGGGGACGCGGTCAGCCACGCCAACACGCCCGCCTCGGCGTTCGAGGGGGCGTGGTGGGTGTCCTGTCTTACCTGA
- the ruvC gene encoding crossover junction endodeoxyribonuclease RuvC produces MRVLGIDPGLANLGLGLVEGDVRRAKHLYHVCLTTESAWLMPRRLQYLHEELTRLLTEYRPDAVAIEDQILRRQADVAFKVGQAFGVVQLACAQAGVPIHAYGPMQVKKSLVGTGRADKEQVIYMVKASLGIRELFNNHAADALALALTHLAHAPMQERSERLAAAGRAARTGDAPLRR; encoded by the coding sequence ATGAGGGTTCTGGGGATTGACCCCGGTCTGGCGAACCTGGGCCTGGGACTGGTCGAAGGGGATGTCCGGCGGGCCAAGCACCTGTACCACGTCTGCCTGACCACCGAAAGCGCGTGGCTGATGCCCCGGCGGCTGCAATACCTGCACGAGGAACTGACCCGGCTGCTCACCGAGTACCGGCCCGACGCGGTGGCGATCGAGGACCAGATTCTGCGCCGACAGGCTGACGTGGCGTTCAAAGTGGGGCAGGCGTTCGGGGTGGTGCAGCTCGCCTGTGCGCAGGCCGGGGTGCCGATTCACGCCTACGGCCCCATGCAGGTCAAGAAGTCGCTGGTGGGCACGGGCCGCGCCGACAAGGAGCAGGTCATCTACATGGTCAAGGCGAGCCTGGGTATTCGCGAGCTGTTCAACAACCACGCCGCCGACGCGCTGGCTCTGGCGCTGACCCACCTCGCGCACGCGCCCATGCAGGAGCGCAGCGAGCGGCTGGCGGCGGCGGGCAGGGCTGCGCGCACAGGAGACGCCCCGCTGCGGCGCTGA
- the pyrE gene encoding orotate phosphoribosyltransferase produces the protein MSQTDVLDLYKQAGAFHEGRFLLASGRQSPYFMQSTTLLQHPRALMELGGLMSQKILDAGLKPDFIVGPAMGGVTLAYEVARQLSETLPDVRAIFAEKDGSGGMKLREAFAVRPGETFVAVEDVLTTGGSLLRAVRAVEGQGGQCIGLCCIIDRRQQTGPLSGYPLMSLKELYFDTYASHEVPGWLAERPLQEI, from the coding sequence ATGAGCCAGACCGACGTTCTTGACCTCTACAAACAGGCCGGCGCCTTTCACGAGGGCCGTTTTCTGCTGGCGAGCGGGCGGCAGTCGCCGTACTTCATGCAGTCCACCACCCTGCTTCAGCACCCCCGCGCCCTGATGGAACTCGGCGGCCTGATGAGCCAAAAGATTCTGGACGCGGGCCTGAAACCCGATTTCATCGTCGGCCCGGCGATGGGTGGCGTGACACTCGCCTACGAGGTCGCCCGGCAGCTTTCGGAAACGCTCCCCGACGTGCGGGCGATTTTTGCCGAGAAGGACGGCTCCGGCGGCATGAAGCTGCGCGAGGCGTTCGCCGTACGGCCCGGTGAAACCTTCGTGGCGGTCGAAGACGTGCTCACCACCGGGGGCAGCCTGCTCCGCGCCGTGCGGGCGGTCGAAGGCCAGGGCGGCCAGTGCATCGGCCTGTGCTGCATCATTGACCGCCGCCAGCAGACCGGGCCGCTCTCGGGCTACCCGCTGATGAGCCTCAAGGAGCTGTATTTCGATACCTACGCCTCCCACGAGGTTCCTGGGTGGCTGGCCGAGCGGCCCTTGCAAGAAATCTAA